From the Musa acuminata AAA Group cultivar baxijiao chromosome BXJ3-1, Cavendish_Baxijiao_AAA, whole genome shotgun sequence genome, the window GGCTAGGGTTCGTCTGCACGAATCGCGACCTCTTCACTTAACCTCTTATTTCCGCGTGTTATATAGTTTAGCCTTATTGAGTAGACTCGGCCAAACTTAAGCTGACTCGTTTGAGCCGATCGAGTTTAGCTAGTCGACTCGCTTGAGTCAACCGGGTTTAGTGAGTCGACTCGCTTACGTTTTAGTGACAACATATGTGCATCAGCTGGTCTACCTAATGACCAGCTCTACTTGTACCTTCCTCACCTGAATCGGAACGACGGACAAACTGAGAAGAAACAgatcaaaggaaaaaaaagaggaggagaaacAAGAACAGCAGATCTCCATGACGGTGGAGTCAAACTGGTCTCTTCTACAGCGAGAACCTGATGTTGAACATCGGGGTGCCGTCGCAGTTGAAGATGCCGAAGTGCTTCTCGTACTCCTTCACGGTCTTCCTGTTCTGGTCGAACAGGTTGAACAACAACAACACCTCCACCGCATCGTTCGGCCTCATCGGGGTGCCGATCCCCTGCTTGTCCGCCGCTGCCTTCTCGGGCGTGGCGGCGGTATTCCCCGCGGTCGGCCACCCCGTCCCCGTCACCATCACCGGAATGTTGGGGAATCCCAGCTTCTGCAACGCCGCCACGAGGGCGTCCACGGTGGCGTCGAACAGGTTGGTGTAGGCCTTCCCGTCGTCTTGGAACAGAGCCCTGTTGACGCGGAAGAGGACGTAGTTTAAGGCCACCTTGAAGGTGTGGTCGACGTAGGTGTCGAAGGGGATCGTGTTCACCATGAGAGCCGACTTGGTCGATCAGTAGTAGGATGATAATGGAGAGAGAGAGCTGAAGGAGGGCGGTGGTGGAGGGGGAAGAGGATCATAATCTATCATAAGATCATGATagatatgataaatattttgattaaatgataaaaaaaatcccaAGTTTAAATTATTAGGAAAAAAGTCTAATATATTTATGTCCCTCCCAAATATCTAAACTTAGATACGCACAGTTAAACAAAGATGGATAAATTGTCGAAACAAATTTTTAGTTTTGAGAATTCATATAAAGcttcctatttctaaaaattcaGACGGAACACTTTTTCTtgtgtaaaaaaaatattttgcccACTTGTGTCTTAAAAATTTAATTACTAATTTGTTCTTATGTGTTTCAGAGTAATTTTAAAACTTACAAGACTGTATCGAGCGATCTCAAAACCTATAAAATTACATCGGAGGCATTCCCGTAAGGTCTCTTCAAAACTTAAGTCTGATTCGAATGATTAGGACATTCCTGACATAGTTCTTTTGAAGCTTGAGTCAATAGATGATTTAGAGGACGCGACTAAACTTTTTATTAAAAAAGGGTTGACCTTGGGAATGTACATGAGAAGTCTTATTTTACTTTCGTGGTGTGTGTTAGTTATAAAGAAGGTGATATGCTTTTTTGATACTTAAGTATGGTCATGACGCATCGAATCGAACATGATAATATCTAACTCACTCAACCATGTGTTACTAATCACGTGTTGGTGAGGTGTTGATCATGTAATGTTGAGGCTACCTAACGTCAAGGTGTTAGTCGCTTTGGCGCTGAGGTGTCAATCACCTAGCGTCGAGGTATCAATCATGTTATTattctcatattattttttaaaaaattaaaaaaattataatattaaattatatacatGGCGTTCATATGTGGATTTGAACCTAAGATTTATCATTTGTGCATCGAGTGGGCTCAAGACGTGTAAAATTATGTCAAGGATATTCTTAATAAGGTCTCATCGAAGCTTGAGTCAATAGGTGATGTAGAGGATTTAGTTAAGCTTTCTATTATAAAACGATCGACCTCGGGAATGTAATAGAGAAGTCTTTTTTTTAGTAGGTTTTGAGTACGATTATCTTTGTGTTAATTATAAAGAAGATGGTACGCTTCATTTCTTTAGGACATAACTATCGTCGTGATGTATTAAATTTGGGACACGGCAACATCTAACCAGCTCAATCATATGTTACTAATCACGTGACGATGATGTGTCAACCACGTGGCATTAAGGCCACCCAACATCGAGGTGTCAGCCACCTGGTGCCTATGTATCAACCACATAACGTCGAGATATTGATTATGTCATTGTTTtcatatcaattttttaaaaaataaaaaaaaattcataatattaAATGGCATATATGAAATTTATCATTTGTGCAATAATATAGTAACCAAGTCTAATATCTCAATCGAGATTATTATGTCATCATCAACACTATGCCCAACGAGATTCAAGCATGACATGTCACCAAACAATCCATCAAATTAATACGATGCTTGATTGCATTAACCGTAACATTCTAAGATTAAATCGACCTTCCACGTCTAAAACATGTCCGACGATCCTACACCATTATTACAAAAGTAAATACTTATATTCTACACAACCTTTAGAAAAACCACTATAAAAGCGTCacttgaactctctctctctctctctctct encodes:
- the LOC103989684 gene encoding glucan endo-1,3-beta-glucosidase, acidic isoform-like; its protein translation is MVNTIPFDTYVDHTFKVALNYVLFRVNRALFQDDGKAYTNLFDATVDALVAALQKLGFPNIPVMVTGTGWPTAGNTAATPEKAAADKQGIGTPMRPNDAVEVLLLFNLFDQNRKTVKEYEKHFGIFNCDGTPMFNIRFSL